Proteins encoded in a region of the Thunnus maccoyii chromosome 4, fThuMac1.1, whole genome shotgun sequence genome:
- the LOC121896146 gene encoding vesicular inhibitory amino acid transporter-like, with translation MAHLIRHKLSNKLTNAAHTVSNKSQAKVSGVFARLGFQAATDEEGLGFAECDDLDYDYRQGMQMDVLQGDEEGGDVEGEGELDGDSHYQRDGTGPRPSSLKTGGSLDEDKPKITSWEAGWNVTNAIQGMFVLGLPYAILHGGYLGLFLIIFAAVVCCYTGKILIACLYEENEDGIKVRVRESYVDIANACCAPRFPALGGHVVNVAQIIELVMTCILYVVVSGNLMYNSFPGFPVSQKAWSVVATAALLPCAFLKNLKAVSKFSFLCTLAHFVINILVIAYCLSRAREWAWEKVKFYIDVKKFPISIGIIVFSYTSQIFLPSLEGNMQKPSEFHCMMDWSHISACVLKGLFALVAYLTWADATKEVITDNLPSTIRAVVNIFLVAKALLSYPLPFFAAVEVLEKSLFQDGGRAMFPDCYGPGGQLKSWGLGLRVLLVVFTLLMAVFVPHFALLMGLTGSLTGAGLCFLLPSLFHLKLQWRNLLWHHVFFDVAIFVIGGICAISGFIHSVEGLIEAYRYNIHD, from the exons ATGGCTCACCTAATTCGACACAAGCTCAGCAACAAGCTGACCAATGCGGCCCACACGGTGTCCAACAAATCTCAGGCCAAGGTCAGCGGGGTGTTCGCCCGGCTGGGCTTCCAGGCCGCCACGGACGAGGAGGGTTTGGGTTTCGCTGAGTGCGACGACTTGGATTATGACTACAGGCAAGGGATGCAGATGGATGTCCTTCAGGGAGACGAGGAAGGGGGAGACGTGGAGGGAGAAGGGGAGCTTGATGGAGACAGCCACTACCAGAGGGACGGCACCGGTCCGAGGCCCTCGTCCCTGAAGACAGGAGGCTCCCTGGATGAGGACAAACCCAAAATCACGTCATGGGAAGCGGGCTGGAACGTCACCAACGCCATTCAG GGCATGTTCGTCCTCGGTCTGCCGTACGCCATCCTCCACGGCGGCTACCTCGGTCTCTTCCTCATTATCTTCGCGGCTGTGGTGTGCTGCTACACCGGAAAAATCCTCATCGCGTGTCTGTACGAGGAGAACGAGGACGGCATAAAAGTGCGCGTGAGGGAGTCCTATGTGGACATCGCCAACGCCTGCTGCGCGCCCCGCTTCCCCGCACTGGGCGGTCACGTTGTGAACGTGGCTCAGATCATCGAGCTGGTCATGACCTGTATTCTTTACGTCGTGGTCAGCGGAAACCTGATGTACAACAGTTTCCCGGGGTTCCCAGTCTCCCAGAAAGCCTGGTCCGTGGTGGCCACGGCCGCGCTCCTGCCGTGCGCCTTCCTGAAGAACCTCAAGGCCGTGTCCAAGTTCAGCTTCCTCTGCACCCTGGCTCACTTTGTCATCAACATCCTCGTGATCGCCTACTGCCTCTCCAGGGCGCGCGAGTGGGCCTGGGAGAAGGTCAAGTTTTATATCGATGTGAAGAAATTCCCCATCTCCATCGGCATCATCGTGTTCAGCTACACCTCCCAGATCTTCCTCCCGTCCCTGGAGGGAAACATGCAGAAGCCCAGCGAGTTCCACTGCATGATGGACTGGAGTCACATCTCTGCGTGCGTCCTCAAGGGCCTCTTCGCCCTGGTGGCCTACTTGACGTGGGCAGACGCCACCAAAGAGGTCATCACGGATAACCTGCCGTCAACCATCCGGGCTGTGGTGAACATCTTCCTCGTCGCTAAGGCGCTATTATCTTACCCGCTGCCGTTCTTTGCTGCAGTTGAGGTTCTGGAGAAATCCTTGTTCCAGGATGGCGGGAGAGCCATGTTCCCAGACTGCTACGGCCCCGGTGGGCAGTTAAAATCATGGGGTCTGGGCCTCCGAGTTCTCCTGGTGGTCTTCACCTTGCTCATGGCAGTGTTTGTCCCCCATTTCGCCCTCCTTATGGGTTTAACTGGGAGCCTCACCGGCGCCGGCCTGTGTTTCCTGTTGCCAAGCCTCTTCCACCTGAAGCTCCAGTGGAGGAATCTCCTGTGGCACCACGTGTTCTTCGACGTTGCCATTTTTGTTATTGGGGGCATTTGCGCCATATCTGGCTTCATCCACTCAGTCGAAGGGCTCATAGAGGCGTACAGGTACAATATCCACGACTGA
- the actr5 gene encoding actin-related protein 5 produces MASKEEPVCQIFSFQDCKTSPDPIFDLPARYLTPSPVPIVIDNGSFQTRADWAAPAEEVGAPRLLFRSVAARSRGAARSDTQIGNDIPNLEPLRWLLKSQFDRNVVVNFEIQELIFDYVFTHLGITSEGRIDHPIVLTEAPCNPLHCRQMMSELLFECYQVPHVSYGVDGLYSFYHNNTQRNLQPPHTGIVLSSGYHCSHILPVINGRLDAVNCKRVNVAGSQAASYLQRLLQLKYPGHLAAITLSRMEELLHEHSYTAVDYHEELEKWRSPEFYEREVHRMQLPFSGKVPGGCVSVEERQERRAQQLRRLQEINARRREEKLQQDQERLDRLMAVQELLEDGLLDQFHKSLVELNMDSAEELQSYINKLQLAVEQGRQKLLHSDGAEGKTEVSELEQPMEEGDGVALMDPDFPEDTLPEKPANVAQPVFNMAEYHQLFVGTERLRCPEILFQPSLSGEDQMGLMETLHYVLARYTPEQQEALVSNVFLTGGNMQYSGMKERVERELRAMRPFQSHFKVTMASRPALDAWYGARDWALEHLPAGGGGGAAEGWISRQDYEEKGGEYLSEHCTSNLFIPMKIAKPVPARPAEPSVTTQTSTGATAAVTTVTSAPTVSCSAVAADVAMVTS; encoded by the exons ATGGCTTCCAAAGAGGAGCCGGTGTGTCAAATCTTCTCATTTCAAGACTGTAAAACTTCTCCCGATCCGATTTTCGACCTTCCCGCCCGCTACCTGACCCCCTCACCAGTCCCGATAGTGATCGATAACGGCTCCTTCCAGACCCGGGCCGACTGGGCGGCTCCGGCGGAGGAGGTCGGAGCTCCGCGGCTGCTCTTCAGGTCGGTGGCGGCGCGCAGCAGAGGCGCCGCCCGCAGCGACACGCAGATCGGTAACGACATCCCCAACCTGGAGCCTCTACGGTGGCTGCTGAAGAGCCAGTTCGACCGAAACGTGGTGGTCAACTTCGAGATCCAGGAGCTGATCTTCGACTATGTGTTCACACATCTGGGCATCACCTCAGAG GGCCGCATCGACCATCCCATCGTGCTGACAGAAGCGCCCTGCAACCCGCTTCACTGTCGGCAGATGATGTCAGAGTTGCTGTTCGAGTGCTACCAGGTCCCACACGTCTCCTACGGCGTGGACGGCTTGTACAGTTTCTACCACAATAACACTCAAAGGAACCTCCAGCCTCCGCACACTGGCATCGTTCTGTCGTCAGGATACCACTGCTCACACATCCTGCCGGTTATCAACGGCAG GTTGGATGCAGTCAACTGTAAGCGTGTGAACGTGGCTGGGAGTCAGGCAGCATCCTACCTGCAGCGCCTCCTCCAGCTGAAATACCCAGGTCACCTCGCCGCCATCACACTCAGCCGCATGGAGGAGCTACTGCATGAACACAGCTACACTGCTGTGGATTATCATGAAG AGCTGGAAAAGTGGCGCAGCCCAGAGTTTTATGAGCGCGAGGTTCACCGTATGCAACTCCCCTTCTCGGGCAAGGTACCGGGCGGCTGCGTGAGCGTGGAGGAGAGGCAAGAGAGACGAGCTCAGCAGCTACGACGGCTTCAGGAGATCAATGCTCGCCGCCGAGAAGAGAAACTGCAACAGGATCAAGAGAGGCTGGACAGACTTATGGCTGTACAG gagctgctggaggacGGCCTGTTGGATCAGTTTCATAAGAGCCTGGTGGAGCTCAACATGGACTCAGCTGAGGAGCTGCAGTCGTACATCAACAAGCTGCAGCTGGCTGTGGAGCAGGGCAGACAGAAACTGCTGCACAGCGACGGAGCAGAGGGGAAGACGGAG GTGTCTGAGCTGGAGCAGCCCATGGAGGAGGGAGACGGAGTGGCGCTGATGGATCCTGACTTCCCCGAGGACACGCTGCCAGAAAAACCCGCTAATGTGGCTCAG CCGGTGTTCAACATGGCGGAGTACCACCAGCTGTTTGTGGGGACGGAGCGTCTGCGGTGTCCAGAGATCCTCTTCCAGCCCTCGCTGTCCGGAGAGGACCAGATGGGACTTATGGAGACGCTGCACTACGTCCTGGCCAG GTACACTCCAGAGCAGCAGGAGGCGCTGGTGAGCAATGTGTTTCTGACTGGAGGGAACATGCAGTACAGCGGGATGAAGGAGAGAGTGGAGCGAGAACTGCGGGCCATGAGGCCGTTCCAGTCACACTTTAAG GTGACCATGGCGTCGCGGCCGGCCCTGGACGCCTGGTACGGGGCCAGAGACTGGGCCTTGGAGCATCTGCCTGCAGGTGGGGGAGGCGGGGCAGCAGAGGGATGGATCAGCAGGCAGGACTACGAGGAGAAAGGAGGCGAATACCTGAGCGAGCACTGTACCTCTAACCTCTTCATTCCCATGAAGATTGCCAAACCGGTTCCTGCTCGCCCCGCCGAGCCTTCTGTTACCACGCAGACTTCAACAGGAGCTACCGCAGCCGTCACCACGGTTACATCTGCTCCGACTGTCTCCtgttctgctgttgctgctgatgttgctatggttacttCCTAA
- the ndufa4l2a gene encoding NADH dehydrogenase [ubiquinone] 1 alpha subcomplex subunit 4-like 2 has protein sequence MIFRTAVEHAKKHPGLIPQFFFICLGMGGAFMYLVRLAKGPHVTWNKTNNPEPWNKLDPTYQYKFVAISTDYKNLKKEGPEF, from the exons ATGATATTTCGGACAGCGGTAGAGCATGCTAAGAAGCACCCTGGC CTTATCCCCCAGTTCTTCTTCATCTGTTTGGGAATGGGCGGGGCATTTATGTATCTGGTGCGGCTGGCCAAAGGACCCCATGTCAC ctggAACAAGACCAATAACCCAGAGCCTTGGAATAAACTTGACCCCACATACCAGTACAAG TTTGTGGCCATCAGCACAGACTACAAAAACCTGAAGAAGGAAGGACCTGAGTTCTGA